In the genome of Coxiella burnetii, the window ATCTTCTACCTGAAATTAGTCAAACTAAGAACTTTTTCAAGGAAGAATTCGAAAAATTTGAGGATATCCTTAAAACAGATTCAAAAAATATTAATTTCCCCGTGCAACGTGTTGCGCACAGTGCTTTTAATACGCTTAAAGGCCTACACGATGAGTTATTGGAACTCGAAAACGAGACCATTTTATCGACCGCTAGTTTTGATACTCAATATAGTACTTTGAAAAAAACGCAAAAGAGCGCTTACGACACTTGCCAAAACTTAAAAGCAATTTTAAAGAAAAATCGGCGGTATGATTTTGGAAGAAAGATTTACGATAATCTTGCTTTCATCGTTCGCTGGCTTGGCAAACAATTGGGCCTCATCGACCCTCAAAAAAGCATAGACATCCACCCACGATATAAAAGAACGGTTAAAGCTCTAGCGTCAGTACCAGAAGGTTTAGTGAAGCACGGTCTTTTTCAGACTAGCAACCAGGATTCCGATTTGAACCTTGCGGGTTCTATGTTCTCCCCCATTACCCCTAGAAAAGGAGGTTAACTCTTTCATTGCGCTTCATTAAACACCGGCTCAACGGCCACTTGCCATAGTTTTTGAACGCTGTTGGGAAGTGTTTGGATTTTTCGCCATTCAATGATGATTTCTTTTAATTCGCGGCTGGTTCGTCGGCAGTCGCGGGAAATGGCTGCGATGAGTTCGCCCATGGCTTCGTCGGTTAAATCTTTGTTGGCGGCTTGAATGGCCATGTCGCGGTAGGTAGCGTCAGAAGCGCAAAGGATAGCCCGTTCGTAATGTTTAACGTTAAATTTGGGTTCACCAGCGGCGGCTTTCGCCTTCTCGCAGACGGCCAAATCGCCGGCACTGGCTAATACTGTTTTTTTGAATTTGTTAAAATCGTCGGTCTCCCATTCGCGCTCTTTGCCATCAATATAAACAACCAAAGCAGCCAACGCCTCATAAGTTTGTTTTTCTTTTTTCTCCAGATCGCAAAGCTGGTGGTATAACTTAAATTCTTGTGGATTGGCTGCGTTTTGTATTTTCGACATAGATACTCCCATAAGAGACTCAGTTGGGAGCTATTATACTGCATCTCAGTAAAGATTTCCTTATCTTAAGATAAAATTAAAAGCCGCCTCAATGGCAGAAAAAGGTAGCCTCATCTGAACCAGAAGCGGCAAAAGTGGTTTATTCAACTTCCTCAAGAATAGGTGGCGCTTTTGGCTTTTCTTCTTGAATGCGCTGGTAAATCTCTTCTCGGTGGACCGCGATGTGCTTAGGCGCATCGATACCCATGCGCACTTGGTTTCCGCGTACTTCGAGGACGGTGACGGTAATTTCACCCTCGTTCCCAATCTTTATAGCCTGACCATTTGTTCGTGTTAAGACTAACATAAATTATTCCTTTGGGCTGGAGCCGCCTTGAAAAGGCAACGGCTGATTACATGCAGAACATCCTTTTTATGATCTCCTGTGAATCTAGTGATCCATTAAGATACTTCATTTCCTTTTTCTATTCCGCGTAAGACTCGATAACTTTCGATGGACTCACGCGATAAAAAGGGGAGCGTCAAGGAAACCGCGATTTCTCTTGTCCGCAAGTGCGAGGTCAATTACGCACAGCACAGAGGGATTAAAAACCCAGTGCACTTGGAGCGAGCATTATACTCATGATAGCGAGAAGTGCAAGTGTAAAAATCGAAGTCGAGGAGAGCTTTCTCGCTGCCCGCGGCCGGACGACTATAAAGCGCTTGCGCTTTCATTTTCTATGATGAAGCTGAACGCCTGCCGGGGTACCTATTAACAAATCATCGGCGGGCTGCTGCGCGAAGAGGCCGTTGGCGATCACGCCTGGGATGTTATTGAGAATGGCCTCTAACTCAACGGGGTTGAGGATGGTCAGGTTGTGAATGTCTAAAATCACATTGCCGTTATCCGTTGTGAATCCTTGTCGATAAACCGGGTCTCCCTTGAGCTTGACGATTTCACGTGCAACAAAGCTGCGAGCCATTGGGATAACTTCAATCGGCAAGGGGAATTGTCCTAGCACGTCCACTTGTTTACTTTCATCGACAATACAAATAAAGCGTTTAGCGGCTGCCGCGATGATTTTTTCACGGGTGAGGGCGCCACCGCCGCCTTTGGTAAGATAAAAATGTTTATTAAATTCATCAGCTCCATCCACGTAGACATCCACGTTGGAAACGGAATTAAGGTCAACAACTGGAATACGGTGCTCTTTTAAGCGATTTTCAGTGGCTACAGAGCTTGCAACAGCCCCTTCAATTTGATGTTTAATTTCCGCTAAGGCGTCGATGAAATAATTGACGGTGGAACCGGTTCCTACTCCAACGATATTGACGTTCTTAACGAATTGAATCGCTTCCATAGCGGCTGCTTTTTTAAGTTCGTTTTTTGACATGATGATGATCTCCCAATACTAGTATTTTAAATAAAATGCCTTTTCACAGCCATTTCAATTTTAGACTTCGTCATTCCTCGCAGGCGGGGATGACGGCTTTAATTTTTTAGTCTTTACCTGTTGTGGGTAATGACGAGGTAATTATTTATTGTCTTTTTTAAATTGTTCGATCAATAAATCTTTTTCCTGCCACAAAGTGTTTAACCACTTCTGAAAATGAAGACGGAATGTCCTGTCTTCGTAGTAATTTCCGATAAGATCTTCAGTTAGTGGCAATAACTCATACTGCACTGTAATCTCCCGAGGATTCCCACAAAAATATTCCCACAAGGAAAGGGGCTTGGAATAATGGAGAGTAACGTTAATAATTCCCGCCAATTTATTTTGCAAAGCGTTTATCACCATCGCGATTCCGCCCGCTTTAGGATGCAGCAAATGTAAATAAGGAGAAGTTTGGCGTTGGTGTTTGAGTGGAGTGAATCGGGTGCCCTCAACAAAGTTTACAATGGTCGTAGGAAATATTTTAAATTTTTCGCAGGCTTTTTGGGTAATTTCGATATCTTTTCCTTTCAACTCTGGATGACGACGGACAGATTCGCGGGAATGCCGATGCACAAAAGGGTATCCCAACAACCAGCAGCCTAAGCCCACCAAAGGGAAAAACCATAATAATTCTCTCTTCATAAAAAATTTAAGCGGTGGACTTTTTCGGTTAAACACATAACCGAGCGCTAATATATCAAGTGCTGATTGATGATTGCTGATGAGGACATACCATTTATTTGGATTTAATTCAGCGTCGCTTTTGATTTTCCAGCGATGATGCGGCAATTTTAATAATACATTGGTAAAACTCGTCCAAATAACGGGAATATGACCGAGAAATTTTAATACCGCGTAACGCCAAGTTTTAACAGGCGTAAGCCACGCAAGGCTACCCAAGATAATGACAGGAATAGCCATTAAGAGCGAAATCACGATATACGAGGAAATAACAAAAACAGCCGCCGTGCGTTTCAGGAGATAGATCATTTAGAATCAGCCACTAACTCTATCGCTGGGTTTAAAATCTGAGTAGGGTCCAGGCTATTTTTAACCGCCGCCAACGATTTTATTCCTATCGTGCCAATAAACGCCTCTAGCCACGGTTCGTGTTCATAACCAATGCTATGATGATGGGATAAAGCGCCGCCATGATCCATGATTGCTTGTGTGAAGGCTTTTTTGACCTGCCAATAATGCGTTAATGCGTGATTTTTTTCCGAAAAAAAACCGAACGTAAAATACAAACACGCGCCATTGTAATAATTGTGGGAAATGTGACACCCTACATAACCGGGACGCCCAATTTTATTTTGAACCGCCCGCGGCGTGCATTCGCTCAGCGCCTGATAGCCTACTTTTTTCACTTGATGATAGAGATTTTCTACATTCGACCAAGTCGTTGCTGTTTCAGCGACATCTACCACGCATCCCAAATCCATTATAAAATCGCGCAAATACGGATAATCGTATTTTCGAGCATACCACGCTTTCCCCGCCCCTTGACCAACGACAACGCCGCCCATTGAACGACAAATAGCAAATACGGTTTTTTTCTTACGGCGCACTTCATCCGCTGAACCGCTAAAGGCGAGAATCATGCAGACACACTGTTTTTCTTTGATGTTTTTAAAACGGCGAAGATAAGATTTAACGCCCGATTGAAGCCACGATTTAAGTCGTGATTCTTTGGGTTTTAAATGAAAACTCAAATCTGTTTCATCGTTATCCATCAAACGCATCATGTGCGGAAGTTGTTTTTGAGTAGCGCAGCGATGGATCGCTTTAAGTCCAGCGCTAAAATTAGGGAATAAAATCGCGTTAAAATGTTCTTTTTCAGGCAATGGATACACTTTCATCGTTGCTTGAGTGATAATACCGAGCCTCCCTTCACAACCGATAAATAATTCACGCAAATTAGGCCCACAAGAAGCATGCGGAACGGTGATATTTTCAATGACGCCCCTTGTAGCGTCACAACTTGTAAACTTAATACCATGTCGCTAATGGTGCCGTACTGATCGGATTGCATACCGACCGACCGCGTTGCAAGCCAACCACCCAATGTGGAGAACTGAAAGGAATCTGGGAAATGCCCCAGCGAAAATCCTTTTTCGTTTAATTGCGATTCAAGCAGAGGTCCTAATGCTCCCGCTTGAATAATGGCGGTCCGCGAATAATTATCGATGGAAATAACGCGACTCATACGCGATAAATCACAGGATACGACCGTACGCCGTTCATTTGCACTCGCTTCAACAGCACCGACGATATTGGTTCCGCCGCCAAAAGGAATCACGCAGACATTGTGATTCGTTGCCAAGCTTAATAACGAAGCGACTTGTTCGGTGGTTTCCGGATAAACAACATAATCCGGCGGCCGAGAAATTAAACCCTGTCGAATGCGAAATAGATCTCGGAAACTTTTACCATAGGTGTGTCGCAAACGTTCTAGTTTATCTTGTGAAATTTGATCGGAGCGAAAATCGCACTCCAATTGCTGCAAAAAAGCCTGACAGTGAATAGGAGATGGCAGTTGGATTTTCTCAAATTCAATGGGCAAGTCCTGTTGGGCAATATTACAACCTAATATTTTTTCTACATAAGGTAAAAATTTTGGCATCCGATGGATATCGGGTTGTTTATCAGGCGCCCCCCAGCCCCACCATTTCATGACCATGCGCGTTCCTCTTTTTCTTGCCACTCATTATCATCAGTCGATTGCCGCAATTGAACAATCGCCGTATGAATCGTTTCTGTCAACAAGGCACAACGCTCGGAAAAGGAGGACGCTGAAGATTCCGCTACGACTGCGTCTGGATAAATCGGTTTGCCGATATACACTTTAATTCGCCCAGGACGGACCATTCGAGCCCCTTTAGGGAAAGTTTTTTCAGTTCCTTCAATATAAACAGGTACAATGGGTAAATTGAGCGTAAGCGCTGTGAAAGCAGCTCCTTTTTTAAAAGGTAATAGCTCGCCGGTTGTCGAGCGTGTTCCTTCGGGATAGATAATTAATTTATGTTTTTTTTCTTTGAAATTTTTGCAATGCCGCCGAATTTCTCTTAAGGCTTTAACGGGGTGTTTACGGTCTACCGCAATTAAATTCATTAATTTAGCCGAAAATGGTATTTTCCCTCGTCGTTTAAAAAAATAATCCTTCGCCGCTAACATGCTAAATTCTTTGAAAGAACATCGCGTCGCTAACATTAAAGCAGGGGAATCCATGTGGCTCGTATGGTTACTGCAGAGGATGTAAGCACCTTTAATGAGATTTTTCCGCCCGCAGACCGAAAAGCGGCAATAACAATGAAATATCAATAAACAAAACCATTGAAATCCTATTTTATAGAGTTTAAATTTTTTCATGAACTTTACGTTTCTTCTTTTTTCGTCCAAAGATCATATGCGCTTTAGCGAATTTATTAGCCCCGATAGCCGCTGCTAACGAGATTTCTAATGCTAATGCACTCGCCGTGATGAGTTCGGCTAATCGTTTTGATGAGTGTTTGCCTACGCAATTGATGAGTTTTAAATTGCTTTGTTGTTGCGGCAATTGCATTCCACTTCCTACTGTCCCAACGGTAATTGAAGGCATGGTTAATACGCATTTAGCTTCATCCGATTCCGGCAAATATAAAATATCAAAGAAAGCGACTGCATTTTCACTGACGCAAGCACAATCTTGTCCGGTCGCAAGGTAAATGGCCGTCAATGCATTCGCGACATGCAAATTGATCCCGACTATATTAGCAAGCGTGCTGGCGTAACGGGCGACGCGCATTCCTTCTGCCAATTGTCGAGGCGAAATGCCTAACGTTCTTTTACAAACGGCTGCCGATAACACGCAAGAGGCAATGACTTTGTGCCCTCGTCCCGCCAGGAGGGTTTTCGTTGAGGGCTTTTTATCCGCATTAAAACTCGATTCTAATAAATAAGTAAACGATAAATGCTCTGCGAGGGTGCCTCGAATAAACTCACATGCATTGTGAGTACAAAAGGTAGTCATATTCTGGCCCGCGGCTTCCGCCGTGGTATAAACAAAATCGAGAATCAGGTGATCATGCACTTGGTATTGATCAATTCTTATTAATTTCCCGTATTGAGTGCTTTGTTCAGCCACATTTTTTATTGTGTTGAAATGTTCTGTCACCCAGGTAGAGAAAACTTTTAGTGAATTTAAGTCCTTAAATGAAAAAATCGGACTGCGGGAAATCATTTGCTGGATATGTTGAGTTTGAATACCGCCGCATTGGGCAGTCGCGTAAAAACCGCGGGACATCGATAGCGTCAACGTTCCCTCTAGGGTCGCCACAGGCATGTAGTAGGTGCCCTGGGCATAGGTTCCATCAATTACACACGGCCCTGCTAGGGCAAGAGGGATGGCAATTTGCCCTATGTGGTTTTCGATCAGCCCTCTCATCGAGCCGCTTAATTCGGGAGAACAGGATTCCCAATTTAATCCTTGCTCCTTCATCCATTGGCGTCGTCTTTTAAGCGCCGACTCATCGAATCCATAGGGGATTTTTTCCCATTTATTCACAGTTTCGCTTCTCCATTAGCCCATCAAGGGTAACATCATTCCCCAAATGGAAAAGTCGGTCAAGTTAGTCGGGCTTAGACAACGCTAAAAACCATTCATCAAATGCTTCCGATTCTTTCCCCACCGTCCACTCGAATAATAGTGCCGTTGATCCAGCCCGATTCTGGCATCGCTAGTAAGACCACCGCGTTGGCGACATCTTCCGGTCGCGTTAATCGTTTAAAGGGATTTTTCATTTTCGCCACGGCTTTCAAGCGATTGCTACCGGGGATGAGGCGCAGGGCAGGGGTATCAGTGACTCCAGGTTGGAGAAGATTAGAACGAATACCATAGGCAGCAAATTCAACAGCAATCGAACGAGAGACCGCTTCTAAAGCTGCCTTAGCTGCCGAAACCGCCGCGTAGCCTTTCCATGCGATCTCATTGCCTTCACTGGTTAAACCGATCACTCGGGCATCTTCGTCAAATAATCCTGCTTGGTGAATTGCTTGAGTCCACGTTAATAGACTCGTTCCCATGCTATAAATCGTATTAGCCATATCTTCTTGTTCAATTAACGACTGGCTGTACTGAGGCGATTGGAGTAAAGTCAGTTGCGGTAATTGTTCAGCGTGGTGCTCCAGTTTCTCTTTTAAGGTATCCGGGAGTACGCCCAATGCCGTTGCGAACTCTTCAATGGCTCCATTGTGCGTTTCTTCTAACGATTTTTCCGGGGCAATGGGTTTTAGATTGCCAAAGGCGATAGAATGAAGCAGCAATTTAACCTTGCTTTGCGCCCCCCTGATCGATTGAAGCTGCCCAAGAACCTCAGCGCGGCCCTCAGGACTCAAGGCATCCGTGTTACAAGCCTGAAACTGAACGCCATACGACTTAATTTCGTTAAACG includes:
- a CDS encoding lysophospholipid acyltransferase family protein, whose protein sequence is MKKFKLYKIGFQWFCLLIFHCYCRFSVCGRKNLIKGAYILCSNHTSHMDSPALMLATRCSFKEFSMLAAKDYFFKRRGKIPFSAKLMNLIAVDRKHPVKALREIRRHCKNFKEKKHKLIIYPEGTRSTTGELLPFKKGAAFTALTLNLPIVPVYIEGTEKTFPKGARMVRPGRIKVYIGKPIYPDAVVAESSASSFSERCALLTETIHTAIVQLRQSTDDNEWQEKEERAWS
- the csrA gene encoding carbon storage regulator CsrA produces the protein MLVLTRTNGQAIKIGNEGEITVTVLEVRGNQVRMGIDAPKHIAVHREEIYQRIQEEKPKAPPILEEVE
- the rpiA gene encoding ribose-5-phosphate isomerase RpiA, whose amino-acid sequence is MSKNELKKAAAMEAIQFVKNVNIVGVGTGSTVNYFIDALAEIKHQIEGAVASSVATENRLKEHRIPVVDLNSVSNVDVYVDGADEFNKHFYLTKGGGGALTREKIIAAAAKRFICIVDESKQVDVLGQFPLPIEVIPMARSFVAREIVKLKGDPVYRQGFTTDNGNVILDIHNLTILNPVELEAILNNIPGVIANGLFAQQPADDLLIGTPAGVQLHHRK
- a CDS encoding acyltransferase, producing MIYLLKRTAAVFVISSYIVISLLMAIPVIILGSLAWLTPVKTWRYAVLKFLGHIPVIWTSFTNVLLKLPHHRWKIKSDAELNPNKWYVLISNHQSALDILALGYVFNRKSPPLKFFMKRELLWFFPLVGLGCWLLGYPFVHRHSRESVRRHPELKGKDIEITQKACEKFKIFPTTIVNFVEGTRFTPLKHQRQTSPYLHLLHPKAGGIAMVINALQNKLAGIINVTLHYSKPLSLWEYFCGNPREITVQYELLPLTEDLIGNYYEDRTFRLHFQKWLNTLWQEKDLLIEQFKKDNK
- a CDS encoding hydroxymethylglutaryl-CoA reductase; amino-acid sequence: MNKWEKIPYGFDESALKRRRQWMKEQGLNWESCSPELSGSMRGLIENHIGQIAIPLALAGPCVIDGTYAQGTYYMPVATLEGTLTLSMSRGFYATAQCGGIQTQHIQQMISRSPIFSFKDLNSLKVFSTWVTEHFNTIKNVAEQSTQYGKLIRIDQYQVHDHLILDFVYTTAEAAGQNMTTFCTHNACEFIRGTLAEHLSFTYLLESSFNADKKPSTKTLLAGRGHKVIASCVLSAAVCKRTLGISPRQLAEGMRVARYASTLANIVGINLHVANALTAIYLATGQDCACVSENAVAFFDILYLPESDEAKCVLTMPSITVGTVGSGMQLPQQQSNLKLINCVGKHSSKRLAELITASALALEISLAAAIGANKFAKAHMIFGRKKKKRKVHEKI
- a CDS encoding FAD-linked oxidase C-terminal domain-containing protein produces the protein MKVYPLPEKEHFNAILFPNFSAGLKAIHRCATQKQLPHMMRLMDNDETDLSFHLKPKESRLKSWLQSGVKSYLRRFKNIKEKQCVCMILAFSGSADEVRRKKKTVFAICRSMGGVVVGQGAGKAWYARKYDYPYLRDFIMDLGCVVDVAETATTWSNVENLYHQVKKVGYQALSECTPRAVQNKIGRPGYVGCHISHNYYNGACLYFTFGFFSEKNHALTHYWQVKKAFTQAIMDHGGALSHHHSIGYEHEPWLEAFIGTIGIKSLAAVKNSLDPTQILNPAIELVADSK
- a CDS encoding SDR family oxidoreductase gives rise to the protein MKYFNQNEWALILGGSSGFGLASAKQLAARGMNIFIVHRDRRGAMEKINQAFNEIKSYGVQFQACNTDALSPEGRAEVLGQLQSIRGAQSKVKLLLHSIAFGNLKPIAPEKSLEETHNGAIEEFATALGVLPDTLKEKLEHHAEQLPQLTLLQSPQYSQSLIEQEDMANTIYSMGTSLLTWTQAIHQAGLFDEDARVIGLTSEGNEIAWKGYAAVSAAKAALEAVSRSIAVEFAAYGIRSNLLQPGVTDTPALRLIPGSNRLKAVAKMKNPFKRLTRPEDVANAVVLLAMPESGWINGTIIRVDGGERIGSI
- a CDS encoding FAD-binding oxidoreductase produces the protein MARKRGTRMVMKWWGWGAPDKQPDIHRMPKFLPYVEKILGCNIAQQDLPIEFEKIQLPSPIHCQAFLQQLECDFRSDQISQDKLERLRHTYGKSFRDLFRIRQGLISRPPDYVVYPETTEQVASLLSLATNHNVCVIPFGGGTNIVGAVEASANERRTVVSCDLSRMSRVISIDNYSRTAIIQAGALGPLLESQLNEKGFSLGHFPDSFQFSTLGGWLATRSVGMQSDQYGTISDMVLSLQVVTLQGASLKISPFRMLLVGLICVNYLSVVKGGSVLSLKQR